The stretch of DNA GAGGTATTTCAAGAACAGGATATTTTATAGGATATAGATTGATTGAAAAGTATATAAATACGTTAGATAAATTAAGTGAAAAAGAAAAAATAAAAAAGTTACTTTTTACAACGGAAACTGAGGTTTATTTTGATGTTTTAAGAAAAATGTGTTTAGAGAATATATCTTAAAATCCCCTTTTAAATAAATGTAACATATAGATAATAGTTACGTAGTAGTGTAAAATTATAAAGGACGGGGGGAGTTTTATGCATTATAATGTTAACGCTAAGTACACAGAACTTGATAATGGAATAGTTAGTTTTTTACAGGCAGTTGTTCCAAGTATTGTAATTCTAGTAAGTATAAATTTAATTTCTATATTTATATTTGAGAAACAACTTTTTTATTGGGCATTTATATTGTTTTTTTCATTAGGATATGGACAAAATAGATCTGTTGGGAATAAAAAAGTTATAGCTACAATACCTTTTAAAATTGATCAAAATACTATGATGAAAATCTTAAAGAGACATAAAGTAAAGTTTGAAGTTAATTCTGAAGAAGTGATAAAAGTTAAGTTGAATTGTATAGCTGCTATGATGAAAATGGAGTTAATAATAAGACTTTTAGATAATAAGGTTGAAATTGAAGGTATAAAGTATATGGTAGAAAATATTATAAGAAAAATAGAAGATATAAGCTAAGGAGGCTTATTTATGGATTTAAATGAAAAAACTTTAAAAGAGAGAGTAATACATAAGGGTAATTTTATGACCTTTATTAATGTAGATGTAGAATTACCAAATGGAAATGTTGGAAATAGGGATATTTTAAAACATCCTGGAGCTTGTGCTATAATTCCATTTTTAGATGATGAAAAAGTTATATTAGTAAAACAGTTTAGAAAACCATTAGAAAAAGTTTTATTAGAAATTCCAGCAGGTAAGCTTGATTTAAATGAGGAACCTAAAGATTGTGCTATAAGAGAGTTAGAAGAAGAAACAGGATATAAAGCTAAAGAAATAATTTATTTAGGTAGTATTGCAACAGCTCCTGGTTTTTGTGATGAGATAATCCATTTATATAAAGCTACTGGATTAATTAAGGGTGAAAAAAATTGTGATGAAGATGAATTTACAGAGTTAGTTGTTATGTCTTTAGAAGAAGTTAAAGAAAAAGTTAAATCAGGAGAGATTATAGATACTAAGACAGTAAGTGTTTTAGCTTATTTATAGATAAAAAGGTATGTAATTTAGATTTTTAAATTACGTACCTTTTTTGTTTAAAAGAAAAAATAGATGTTACATATATTCAATTATGAATAATACGTATTTTATAATCATATGATGTTTTATAGCGACTATAGAGGAGGGTTATAAAATGAGTATAGTAAGTAAATTAAATTCAAATTTAAAAGAAAATAAGGTTCTATATATTTTAGTACTAGTATTTTTCTTTGTTGGTATTATTTTAGGATCTTATGTAGTAAGGTATATGAACGGAGGAGATGCACAAGATTTGTCTAACTACTTTACTGACTTTATTAAAAGTTTAGGAGAAAAACCAATAGATAGAGGAGCATTGTTTTTTGATATATTAAAAAGTAACATTTTTATGATAGCTCTAATAATAGCTTTAGGTTTTACTGTATTTGGAACACCTTTTATATTAATTATAGATTTAATAAAAGGATTTACGTTAGGTTATACATTTAGTTTTTTATTAACAACTTTTAGTGGAAAAGGAATATGGGTAGCACTTGCATCAACTTTGCCGCAGAATATTTTATATATACCATTTTTTATAGGGATAAGTATAATTTCATTAGAAATTTCTTCAAGAAAATTAAAGGAACACTTCTTTAATGGAAATAAGACTAATAGAATAATAACAAACCAATTATTAATGAAACTTAGCATTTTTATTGGCCTCTTTGTGGTCGGGGTTATTGTTGAAACATATATTTGCCCGAGTTTAATTAAAATAATAATCACAAAAGTTTATAAAATAGTATAAACAAATGAAAATAAAAAAAGGGAATTATAAATTTTTGTCGAATAAATATAAAATAGGATAGGGGAGAGTTATGAAAGAGATAGTAAATGATTATAGGGAATCTTTATTAAAAAGTCATAAGAGCGAAAATACAGTATATGCCTATGTAACAGATGTAAATTTGTATGTCAAATATTTAAATAGTAAAAATATGGACATAAATGAAACTGATAATGTTTCAGTTTTAGGGTATATTCAGTACTTATTAGGACAAGGAAAGTCAGAAAGATCAATTAATAGAATAGTTATAAGCTTAAGAAGTTTTTATAATTATTTAAAAGATCAGAAGGTAGTTCAAGAGATTCCTAAGATTTATTACAAAAGTACAGCTACAGCAAAGAAATTACCAGAGATTCTTACTGTAGAAGAAGTAGACAGAATTATCAAGATAGTTGATAAGGATTGTAATAAAGGAATTAGAGATAATGCATTACTTGAGTTAATGTATGCTACTGGAATGAAAGTTTCTGAAATAATTGGTTTAAAAGTATGGGATGTTAACTTAGATTTATCATTTGTTAAATGCCATGATAATAAAAATTACGAAAGATTAATTCCAATTGGAAGAAGTGCATTAGAAGCTTTAAAGGAATATTTTAAAGTAAGAGATCAGATTGCTTCAGCTGGTGTGGACAATCTTTTCGTAAATTTAAATGGAAATCAACTAACAAGACAAGGAGTATGGAGGATAGTTAAGGAATATTCTCATAAGGCGGGAATAAAAAAAGAAGTAAACTTAAATACTTTTAGACATTCTTTTGCTGTACACTTACTTCAAAATGGGGCAAATGTTAGGGCAGTTCAAAAGCTGTTAGGAAATCAGGTTCTTACTTATATGGATACTTACTATGAAATAATAAATAATGATAAAATAAACTTAGTTTATAAAAACTCCCATCCTAGAGCATAATAACAATATAATTTAGGGGCTTTATAAAACGAAAGGAGTTTAATTTAATGAAAAGAGCAATTTTAGTAGTTATGGATAGTTTAGGTGTTGGTGCATTACCAGATGCAGACCTTTACGGAGACGCAGGAAGTCATACTTTAGATCATGTTTATAAAGCTTGTGGGGGATTAGATATACCTAATTTAGAAAGCTTAGGTTTTGGTAACATAGAAGGTGTTACAGAATTAAAAAAAGTAGCTAAAACAACAGGCGCTTATGGAAGATTAATGGAAAGATCAAAAGGAAAAGATACAGTTACAGGTCATTGGGAAATAGGTGGAGTTATCTTAGAAAAACCATTAAATACTTATCCAGATGGATTCTCAGATGAAATAATAAATGAATTCTTAGCAAAAGTAAATAAGAAGGCTGTTTTAGGTAACTGTGTTGCATCAGGTACAGCAATAATAGAAGAGTTAGGGGATGAACATGTTAAAACTGGAAACCCTATAATATATACTTCAGCTGATTCAGTTTTCCAAATCGCAGCTCATGAAGACGTTATTCCACTAGAAGAACTTTACAAGATGTGTCAAATAGCAAGAGAAATGCTTGTTGGAGAACATGCTGTAGGTAGAGTAATAGCAAGACCATTTATTGGTAAATCAGGAGAGTATAAGAGAACTTCTAACAGAAGAGATTATGCATTAGATCCATTCTCAAAGACTATGTTAGAATATTTAAAAGAAGATGGAAAAGAAGTAGCAGCAGTAGGTAAGATTGAAGATATCTACAATCAAAAGGGTGTTACATCAGCTATTCACACAAAAAATAATATGGATGGTGTAGACGTAACTCTTAAATATATGGATACAGTAAAAGAAGGATTAATATTTACTAACTTAGTAGATTTTGATATGTTATATGGACATAGAAATAATCCAGAAGGTTATGGTAAAGCAATCGAAGATTTAGATGGAAGATTAAAGGAAATCTATGCAAAGATGACAGATGAAGATATCTTAATCTTAACTGCAGACCATGGATGTGATCCAACAACTGAAAGTACAGATCATTCAAGAGAATATATTCCAGTTTTAATACATGGAAAGAATATAAAACCAGTTAATTTAGGAACAAGAACAGGCTTTACTGATATTGGTAAGACTATATTAGATTATTTTAATATAGAAAACGATATAGATGGAAAGAGTTTCTTAAAAGAAATACTATAATTTAAATTTAAATTGAAAAAATAGAATGACTTATTATGGGATAAATTAGGAGGCAAATAAAATGAGAATGTACGACGTTATTTTAAAGAAAAGAATAGGTGAAGAATTAAGTAAAGAAGAAATCGAATTCTTTGTAAATGGATATACAAAGGGAGAAATTCCTGACTATCAAGCATCAGCATTATTAATGGCTATTTTCTTTAATAAAATGAATAAAAGAGAAACAGCAGATTTAACAATGGCAATGGTTAGATCAGGAGATGAAATAGATTTAAGCTCAATTAAAGGAGTTAAAGTTGATAAGCATTCAACAGGTGGTGTTGGAGACAAAACAAGTATATGTTTAACTCCATTAGTTGCATCTTTAGGAGCTCCAGTTTCAAAAATGTCTGGTAGAGGACTTGGTCATACTGGTGGAACTATAGATAAATTAGAATCATTCCCAGGATTTACAGTAGAATTAACAGAAGAACAATTTATAAAGAATTCAAATGATATTGGAATAGCTATAATGGGTCAAACTGGAAATATAACACCAGCTGATAAGAAGATATATGCTTTAAGAGATGTTACTGCAACAGTTGATAACCGTTCATTAATAGCTGCAAGTATCATGAGTAAGAAAATAGCTTCAGGCTCAAATGCTATAGTATTAGATGTTAAAGTTGGAGAGGGAGCATTTATGAAAACTCCAGAAGATGCTAAAGCACTTGCACAAGCTATGGTTGATATTGGAACACATTGTGGAAGACAAACAATAGGTGTAATCTCAGATATGGATCAACCTCTAGGATATGCAATAGGTAATGCTTTAGAAGTAAAAGAAGCTATAGAATTATTAAAAGGAAATGGTCCTAAAGACTTATTAGAATTAGTATTAACATTAGGAAGCAACATGTTAGTATGTGGTAAGATAGCTAAAGATTTTGAAGAAGGTAAAAAACTTCTTATGCAAAACATTGAAAACGGTAAAGGTTTAGCTAAATTAAAAGAATTTGTTGCTGCACAAGGTGGAGATGCATCATATGTTGATGATGTAGAAAAACTTCCAAAGGCTAAACATGTAGTAGAAGTTAAGTGTGAAGAAGATGGATTTGTATCAAAGATACATGCTGAAGAATTCGGTTTAATAGCTATGGAACTTGGTGCTGGTAGAGCAACTAAGGAAAGTGAAATAGACTTAGCAGTTGGTATAGTATTAAATAAGAAGAGAGGGGATAAAGTTAGTAAGGGTGATGTATTAGCTTATATCCACAGCAATGATGAAAATAACATAGCTAAAACTTCTAAGAAGATTAAAGAAAACTTTGTTATTACAGAAAAATTTGAAAACAACATTCCATTAATCTATGATATAGTAAAATAGTTTTTAGAAATTAAAAAATATGATAAAAAGAAATTTATTTCTTTTTATCATATTTTTATTTTTTTTGGTAATAATAAGCTTGAAGGGAGGCTATATAAAATGAAAAAGAGTTTTATAAAAAGAATTTCTATCTTTGCTTTGAGTTTATTTTGCCTAACAAGTTTACCAATAAAAGCAGAGGAAAGAAATTATCAAAATGTTGAACAAACATATGAAAATATTGATGATGGTGTTGAGGAAACTTATGAAGAGTGGACTACTGAGGTCTTTAATGATGAAGGTATTGATGTAGAAGCAAGGTCAGCTTTACTTATAGAACCAACCACAGGAAAGTTAATTTATGAAAAGAATATAGATGAAAAATTTGCGCCAGCATCAGTTACAAAAATAATGACTATGCTATTAACTATGGAAGAAGTGGATAGCGGAAAGATAACATTACAAGATAAAGTTACATGTAGCGAAAATGCTAAAAAAATGGGTGGTAGCACTATGCTTCTTGAAACAGGAGAAATTAGAACTGTAGAGGAGTTATTAAAAGGTGTAGCAATTGCATCAGGAAATGATGCGGCAGTGGCATTAGCTGAATATTTAGGAGGTACAGAAGAAGCATTTGTTGGTATGATGAACAAAAGAGCACAAGAGCTTGGAATGACTAATACAACATTTAAAAATTGTAATGGATTACCAGCAGCAGGACATGAATCAACAGCAAGAGATATTTCTCTAATGTCTATGGAATTATTAAAACATCCTCAAATATTAAAATACTCAGGTACATATATGGAAACTATATCAGAAGGTCGTAAATCTCCTATAGAATTAGTAAATCATAATAAATTAGTTAGATTTTTTGATGGTTGTGATGGATTAAAAACTGGTTATACAGAAGAGGCTAAGTATTGTATAAGTGCAACAGCAACAAAAAATGGTGTTAGAATGCTTTCAGTTATAATGGGGGCGCCTACATATAAGATTAGAAATAGAGATGCAGGAATGCTTTTAAATTATGGATTTTCAAAATATGAGGGTAAAAAGCTTGTTGCAAAAGATGAAGATGTTGATACAGTTTATTTAAGTAAACAAACAGATAAATTCTTTATAGCTAAGGCAAAAGATGATTTAATAGTTGTATTACCTAAAGGAAGCAATGGTGAACTAGAAAAGAGACTTGTTATGGATGAAGTTAAAAAGGAATACAAAGCTGGAGAAATAGTAGGTAGATGTGAAGTTTACTTAGGAGAAGAAAAAGTTGGAGAAGTAGAACTATATGCAGATAGAGATATAGAAAAAGGTGGTTTCTTTGAAAACTTTAAGTTTAATATGAAGAATATGTTTAAAAAAGGGATATAATAGAAGTGAACCTTAATAGGTTCACTTTTTCTTGTTCTTTTTTATGAAAGTTGATATTATAGAATATATAATAAAGTACATATATTCTATAATATGGAGGTGATAGTTTAATGGAAATGCCTAAGATAAAAGTGGCAGATTTTGAAGGTCCTTTTGACTTGTTATTACATTTAATAAAAAAGCATGAAATGGATATATATAATATAGAAATATATAAAATCACTAATCAATATTTAAAGTACTTAGAAGAAATGAAAGAAATGGATCTAGAAATAACATCAGAATTTATAGTAGTAGCAGCCACTTTAATAGAAATAAAATCTAAAAAATTACTTCCAAAAGTAGTTATTAAAGAAGAAAACGAAGAAGATGTAGAAAAAGATCTTATGACTAAATTAATAGAATATAAGAAGTTTAAAGGAGTTTCTAGATTCTTTAAAGATAGATATATTAGTTCAGGTGATGTATACACTAAAATGCCTGAATTAATCCAAGAGGAAGAAGAAAAAATAAAGACAGAAGATTTGT from Clostridium chauvoei encodes:
- a CDS encoding NUDIX domain-containing protein; the encoded protein is MDLNEKTLKERVIHKGNFMTFINVDVELPNGNVGNRDILKHPGACAIIPFLDDEKVILVKQFRKPLEKVLLEIPAGKLDLNEEPKDCAIRELEEETGYKAKEIIYLGSIATAPGFCDEIIHLYKATGLIKGEKNCDEDEFTELVVMSLEEVKEKVKSGEIIDTKTVSVLAYL
- the spoIIM gene encoding stage II sporulation protein M; translated protein: MSIVSKLNSNLKENKVLYILVLVFFFVGIILGSYVVRYMNGGDAQDLSNYFTDFIKSLGEKPIDRGALFFDILKSNIFMIALIIALGFTVFGTPFILIIDLIKGFTLGYTFSFLLTTFSGKGIWVALASTLPQNILYIPFFIGISIISLEISSRKLKEHFFNGNKTNRIITNQLLMKLSIFIGLFVVGVIVETYICPSLIKIIITKVYKIV
- a CDS encoding tyrosine-type recombinase/integrase, producing MKEIVNDYRESLLKSHKSENTVYAYVTDVNLYVKYLNSKNMDINETDNVSVLGYIQYLLGQGKSERSINRIVISLRSFYNYLKDQKVVQEIPKIYYKSTATAKKLPEILTVEEVDRIIKIVDKDCNKGIRDNALLELMYATGMKVSEIIGLKVWDVNLDLSFVKCHDNKNYERLIPIGRSALEALKEYFKVRDQIASAGVDNLFVNLNGNQLTRQGVWRIVKEYSHKAGIKKEVNLNTFRHSFAVHLLQNGANVRAVQKLLGNQVLTYMDTYYEIINNDKINLVYKNSHPRA
- a CDS encoding phosphopentomutase, whose amino-acid sequence is MKRAILVVMDSLGVGALPDADLYGDAGSHTLDHVYKACGGLDIPNLESLGFGNIEGVTELKKVAKTTGAYGRLMERSKGKDTVTGHWEIGGVILEKPLNTYPDGFSDEIINEFLAKVNKKAVLGNCVASGTAIIEELGDEHVKTGNPIIYTSADSVFQIAAHEDVIPLEELYKMCQIAREMLVGEHAVGRVIARPFIGKSGEYKRTSNRRDYALDPFSKTMLEYLKEDGKEVAAVGKIEDIYNQKGVTSAIHTKNNMDGVDVTLKYMDTVKEGLIFTNLVDFDMLYGHRNNPEGYGKAIEDLDGRLKEIYAKMTDEDILILTADHGCDPTTESTDHSREYIPVLIHGKNIKPVNLGTRTGFTDIGKTILDYFNIENDIDGKSFLKEIL
- a CDS encoding pyrimidine-nucleoside phosphorylase, producing the protein MRMYDVILKKRIGEELSKEEIEFFVNGYTKGEIPDYQASALLMAIFFNKMNKRETADLTMAMVRSGDEIDLSSIKGVKVDKHSTGGVGDKTSICLTPLVASLGAPVSKMSGRGLGHTGGTIDKLESFPGFTVELTEEQFIKNSNDIGIAIMGQTGNITPADKKIYALRDVTATVDNRSLIAASIMSKKIASGSNAIVLDVKVGEGAFMKTPEDAKALAQAMVDIGTHCGRQTIGVISDMDQPLGYAIGNALEVKEAIELLKGNGPKDLLELVLTLGSNMLVCGKIAKDFEEGKKLLMQNIENGKGLAKLKEFVAAQGGDASYVDDVEKLPKAKHVVEVKCEEDGFVSKIHAEEFGLIAMELGAGRATKESEIDLAVGIVLNKKRGDKVSKGDVLAYIHSNDENNIAKTSKKIKENFVITEKFENNIPLIYDIVK
- a CDS encoding D-alanyl-D-alanine carboxypeptidase family protein, which translates into the protein MKKSFIKRISIFALSLFCLTSLPIKAEERNYQNVEQTYENIDDGVEETYEEWTTEVFNDEGIDVEARSALLIEPTTGKLIYEKNIDEKFAPASVTKIMTMLLTMEEVDSGKITLQDKVTCSENAKKMGGSTMLLETGEIRTVEELLKGVAIASGNDAAVALAEYLGGTEEAFVGMMNKRAQELGMTNTTFKNCNGLPAAGHESTARDISLMSMELLKHPQILKYSGTYMETISEGRKSPIELVNHNKLVRFFDGCDGLKTGYTEEAKYCISATATKNGVRMLSVIMGAPTYKIRNRDAGMLLNYGFSKYEGKKLVAKDEDVDTVYLSKQTDKFFIAKAKDDLIVVLPKGSNGELEKRLVMDEVKKEYKAGEIVGRCEVYLGEEKVGEVELYADRDIEKGGFFENFKFNMKNMFKKGI